The Aeromonas jandaei genomic interval ATAGCCCTTGAGGGGCATCAGCTCCTCCGGCGAGAGGTTGAGTACATGACCGCGGGTCATCACCACGGCGCGCTCGATGACGTTCTCCAGCTCGCGGATATTGCCGTACCACGGCAGCGACACCAGCATCTTCATCGCATCGGCGGGGATGGCGGTGATGGTGCGGCGCATCCGCTTGGCAATCTTTCTGACGAAGAAGTTGACCAGCAGCGGAATATCCTCGCGCCGCTCCCGCAGCGGCGGCAGCTCGATGGGAAAGACATTGAGGCGGTAGTAGAGGTCGCTGCGAAAGCGCTTGTTCTTGACCATGGAGAGCAGATCGCAGTTGGTGGCGGCCACCAGCCGCACATCCACCGCGATAGGATTGCTGTTGCCGACCCGCTCCAGCTCGTGCTCCTGCAATACCCGCAACAGTTTGGGCTGCAAATCCAGCGGCATATCCCCCACTTCGTCGAGGAACAGGGTCCCCTTGTGGGCCCGTTCGAAGCGGCCGATACGCTGGGTCAGGGCGCCGGTAAAGGCCCCCTTCTCATGGCCAAACAGATCGCTCTCGATAAGGCCGGTCGGGATGGCGGCGCAGTTCACCTTTACCATCTCGTGATCGTGGCGGGCACTCAGGGCGTGAATAGCCTGGGCGATCAGCTCCTTGCCGGTGCCGGTCTCGCCGAGGATCAGCACGGTACTGTCGCTCTCGGCCACCAGCCGCACCTTCTCCAGCACGTTCGCCATCACCGCGCTTTGGTAGATGATGTGGGGGAACTCCCCCTGCATCTGCGGCTCGTTGATGCGAATGGTCTTCTCTTTGGCCCCGTTGGTGTTGGAGATCTCCTGCTGCGCCTGCACGTTGTTCATGGCAATGGCCGTGCGCGCCGCCACCTGCTCCAGCAGGGAGATGTCGATATCGGCGAAGAAGTTGGCCTCTGGGTGAGAGAGGATCAGCACTCCCAGCAGATTGCCCTGATAGCGCAGCGGCAAAATGCAGGAGCTGTCGGCATCGGGCGGCAGGATCTGGGAGGTAAAGCGGCAGCTCGACTGGCAGCCGTGGCCCTGCTCGCGGTAAACGAAGAAGGGCTCGCTGTGGCGCAGCGCCCCCTGCAGGCAGTTCTTCTCGAAGCAGGAGTGATCGATGATCCCCGGCTGCTCGCTCTGCTGCTGGTTGACCAGATAGCTCTTGAAGCTGTCGGAAGTGGCGTTGTA includes:
- a CDS encoding sigma 54-interacting transcriptional regulator, whose product is MLTVSAIPLDEISPIWDDGFLLLSKSLLSAVTLDDFIHKLNKIDAGFGGVTRVNLILNRGSGEEATFCYMGESGPKHLVCRKADLHAPTDGTEQAIILPAARFANRCAPLAAEGIYEGLRSYCQLPITTARSHLGGVEFINTRLDSFTMETLAKLTQLAAIIAIALENVQDKERTLEQANSLRLERDSCKILVDVTNAVIKLVRIAELPKSLFAILHHHFGISSLCLAEYNATSDSFKSYLVNQQQSEQPGIIDHSCFEKNCLQGALRHSEPFFVYREQGHGCQSSCRFTSQILPPDADSSCILPLRYQGNLLGVLILSHPEANFFADIDISLLEQVAARTAIAMNNVQAQQEISNTNGAKEKTIRINEPQMQGEFPHIIYQSAVMANVLEKVRLVAESDSTVLILGETGTGKELIAQAIHALSARHDHEMVKVNCAAIPTGLIESDLFGHEKGAFTGALTQRIGRFERAHKGTLFLDEVGDMPLDLQPKLLRVLQEHELERVGNSNPIAVDVRLVAATNCDLLSMVKNKRFRSDLYYRLNVFPIELPPLRERREDIPLLVNFFVRKIAKRMRRTITAIPADAMKMLVSLPWYGNIRELENVIERAVVMTRGHVLNLSPEELMPLKGYHKIETLVYDEPATPLFAEGQEDEREAIIAALRDCNGIVAGERGAANRLGMKRTTLLSKMKRLGISARDPEIIDGVAP